The genomic segment CCGAGGGGGTTGCCCACCTCGATGACCGGCTGCAGGGCCGTGAGGGCGAGGGCCTTGTCGGCGATCGCCGCGGCCGCGACCGTGCCAGCCGAGACTTTCAAGAATTGCCGTCGTGATAAGAACATCGTCTACACCTCCTGAATGAAGTTCTCCGAGTCCGTCGCGATCCTACCGTCCGATTTCCTGGGCCATCACCTCCCTCCATCCCACGCATCTTCAGTCCCCACCATCACAGGCAGACTCGTTGGGTGGCCGTGTAGCTCAGCAAGCTTGCTGCCAGCGAACTCACTTTACGACTCTAAAGTGATCGGCATGCATAACACATGGATTTCAAATAGAAATTTTTAGTTATTTGGAGGGGATTCGACGAAGGGACGACAAAGAATTTGTAGCGGTCGAATACCGGACTATGCAACCGCGAGGGACAAGCAAATTTTGTCCAGCCTGATCAGATAGTTATGGAAAGAATAAATATTTGTGCGAATCGAAACTCGGAGTGAACGGGCTGGTTGAAGCAGGCCGGCCAGCTTGTGAAATCCTGGAATGTCACGAGAGGGAAACGAAGCTTCTGGCGAGGTCTGCTCAGAAACCTGGGGGGAAGGTTCCTGCGTCACGAAACGGAAACCGACCGGTGGCGGGACGTCTTCTTAGGAGGTGTTCGATCCGCCCCGCTCCAAATACTGCTTCATCAGGAGGGAGAAGTGCTGGCGGGGAATGCCGCTGTCCTCCGCCGCCTTGGTGATATGCCCTCCGTGCATCGCGAGCTTGGTCTTCAGGTACGCGCTGGTGAACTCCGCCAACGCTTTCTTCTTGGCCTGCATGTACGGCATCGTGGCGTAGGCCGTGCCGTCCGTCGCTTCGCCGGTCTGTTTGACGGGGGGCAACAGGGCGGCGATCTCATGGCCGCTCACGGCCTCCTCGGTCGCCAGCATGACCGCCCGTTCGACGACGTTCCGCAGCTCCCGGACGTTGCCCGGCCACGAATAGGCCACGAGCTCGCTGATCGCCGACGCATCCAGGTAGCAGCGCGGCTTGCCCATCTCGCGGCCGAACTGCGCTACGAAGTGACGGGCAATGACCGGAACGTCCTCGGTCCTCGCACGCAGGGGCGGGACCGAAATGGCCAGGACCGCGAGGCGGTAATAGAGGTCTTTCCGGAACGTGCCGGCGCGAACTTTCTCCTCCAGATCCTGATTGGTGGCCGCAATGAACCGCATGTCCACCCGCTTCACGCGCGTGCCGCCGACCGGGCGGACTTCGTTGTCCTCCAAGACCCGCAGCAGCTTGGTCTGCAGCATCAAGGGCAGATCGCCGATTTCGTCCAGGAACACGGTGCCGCCGTCTGCGAGCTCGATCAAGCCGGGCTTGTCCGCGACCGCGCCGGTGAACGCGCCGCGCACGTGCCCGAACAACTCGCTCTCCACCATCCCTTCGGGCACCGTCGTGCAATCGATCACCTGATACGGCTTGTCCCGCTCACGGCTCTGTTCGTGAATCGCCCGGGCGATCAGCCCCTTGCCGGTTCCGGTCTCCCCCGTAATCAGGACCGTGGAGCGCACCTGCGCCGCCTCGCGGATCTGACGCATCACGACCTGAAACGCGTCGCTGGCTCCCACCAGCCCGCCCGAGCGCATCTCCTGGCGGACGATGCGCTCGAAGGCCGAATGGCGCCGGAGAATTTCCGAGATCCTGATGGCCCGGTGCAGCCTCATGCCCAGATCGGTCGGATTGACCGGCTTGAGGATGTAGTCGTAGGCGCCGCGGCGCATGGCGTCCACCGCGGTGGGGATCCCGCTCATGCGCGTAACGACGAGGACCGGCAGGTTCCGATCAATCTCCTGGATGTGGCTGACGAGATCCAAGCCGCTTTCCCCCGGGAGAACCATGTCGGTGAGGACCAGATCCACCGGCTGCTCGCTCAGGAGACGCAACGCGCCCTCGGCGGTCGCCCGCACCTCCAGCTTCAGCTCCCCCTCGATCGCCTTCAGGTCCGCCTGCTCGATCGCATGCAGGAGCAGTTCGGTATCCGACGGATCGTCCTCGACGAGGAGGATCGTGAAGGACGCCCGAGCCGTGCGGATAGCCGATGAAGACCCGATGCCCAGACTGCTCATAGACGCGATCCCTCCCGAAACCGGCTCCGAGACTCCATCGTCATTTCGCCTTATCCGCCGCGACCGCCGGCCGGATCGCGCCCGGAACGGTCCCGGTCTCTCCCGCCGGGGAAGTCCCGAGGCTGAAATCGGCCAGCACCGGCAGCGTGAACCGGAACGTGCTGCCGGCCGGCTCGTTCGATTCGACCCAGACTCGCCCTCCGTAAAGCTCGACGATCCGCTTGACGATGGCCAACCCGATCCCGCTGCCCTGAGCCATCGCGGGGTTGAGCCGGACGAACGGCTCGAAGACCCGTTCCCGGTCCTTGGGCGGAATGCCGACCCCGTTGTCGCTGACCGAAAACCGCACCCGGTCCCCTTGGCGCTCGGCCGTGATCCGAATCTCGGAATCCGGCCGGTCCCCGCAGAACTTGACCGAGTTCGAGATCAGGTTGTCGAGCACCTGCCGCAGGTAGGCGCGATGGCAGGCCACCATCGGCAAGCCGTTCTCATAGTGGACCTGCACCCGCCGCCCATCGAGATCGCCGGCCCTGGACTTCAGCACCTCGTCCAGCGCCAACGCGGGATCAACGGCCTGCACCGCCTCCCGGTGCCCGCCGATCCTGGCCACCTCCAGGATGTTCTCGACCCGCTCGATCAGCTGCCTGCCGTTTTGCTCGATCAGCCGCAGCCACTTGGTCGCCCGCTCGTCCAGCTTGCCGCCGTACTCCGCCAGCAGGACGGAGGCCAGCCCTTCCATCCGCTCCCCCGGCCCCTTGAGGTCGTGCGCGAGGGTTTCGGCCAGATGCTCCAGTTGCCGGAGGCGCTGTTCCAGCCCCTTTTCCTTCTGCTGCGCGGCTTCGTAGAGGTGGGCGTTGGCGATCGCCACGGCCGCCTCGTCCGCGAAGCCCTTGGCCAGTCGCAGGTTCCACTCCTCCCGACGCACCGGACGATTTTGCAGCAGCACCAGCACGCCGAACGGCTCGCCCCGCGACAGGAGCGGGACCGAGAGCATGCTCTGCCCGATCAGGTTGCGCCGGACCACCTCCGGCCGCATGTCGCTCCGCAGGTCTTCGCCGAAGGCCGGCCGCCTGGTCTCGAACGCCTCTACCGAGATCGGGAACTCTTCCCACAACATGACCGACTTGCGGAGCCGCTCGTTCCAGTCACCCGATGCCGCCTCGATGATCCAGCACCCCATCTTCTCGCTATGCAGCATGACGAGGCAGACGTCCGCCCGAAGCAGCTCGGCGGCCCGCTGGGTAATGCGCCAGAGCACCCCCTCCAGCCCGTCCGGGCCGATCATGTTGATCTCGTGCCCGATCGCGTTGATGGCCTCCAGTTCCTTGAGGGACTGCCGGATGCGGCCGGCCATCTCCTCGAAGGCCCGGGCCAACTGCCCGATCTCATCGGACGAACGGATCGCGATCGGGGCCGCCTCGCTCCGCTCCGCCTGGCCGCCCAAGGCCGTGACCGATTCCCGCAACACCCCCAGCGGCCCGGTGATGGACCGCGTGAGCAGCCGAGCGCCCAGGAAGCCCACCAGCAGCCCGCCGGCGACCGCCGCCAGCAGGCCCCTGAAAGCGCGCTGGGCCAGTTCCGCCTGCCGGACTTCGAACCTCTTGAGTTCTCCGTCCAGCCGATCCTCGATGGCTCGGAACTCGTCGCGCAGGGCGTCGGAGAGCGCCAATCCCTGCCCCGACCGGACGTATTGCAGGACCTCCTCCTCGCGGCCCGCCTTGAACCGTCTGATGAGGTCGTGTTTCGACTCCAGCAGGGCGGCCAGCCTCCGGCTCGCCGCCTGAGCCTCGGCCGCCAGCCCCGGCGCCTCCGCCAGCGGAATCATGGTGTCGCCTTCTGTCGCGGCGAGCCTCGATTCGGCCTCCTCCATCGGCGTCAGGAACCGTTCCTGCCGGGTCAGCAAATACCCGCGAAACCCGTCCTCGATCGTGACGACGAGGCGGCGGAGCACGTGGATCCGGTCGTGGGCGAGGACCGTCTGGCGGTACTGCTCCTGGACGGCCAGGAGCTGGTTGACCAGCGTAACCTGGACGATCAAGGCAGCCGCCAGCGGGACGAACACCATCAAGAGGATGGTCCACACCTTCTGCTGCACGCGCAGCCGGCTCCACCAGCCCGGGCCGATCCATTCGCCGATCCCGCTCATCCGGCGTTCTCCTCCGTTCCGTCGCCCGATATGCCACGGAGTAAGTCGAAACGTCGAGTCATGCTAATTCCCGCCCCATGCCCTGTCAAGCCGCGCCTGATCGAGCCGGAGCGGCCGGTCCGGTCGGGACGGGCCGGCCCGGCACCCGCGGCGATCTCGGTGCTTTCTCCCTCCTCGCTCTTGTGCCATAATGGGCGCATGATTCTGAAGCGTTGGCTGGTCGGGCTTCCCCTCAAGACCACGCAGGCGCACCACGAACGGCTCTCCAAGCGTCTCGCCCTGGCGGTCTTCGCCTCCGACCCCCTCTCTTCCGTCGCCTACGCCACCGAGGAAATCCTCCTGATCCTGGTCCTGGCCGGGGCCGCGGTCGTGTCGTGGTCCATCCCGCTCAGCCTCGCGATCGTTCTGCTCCTCGCCATCGTCACGATGTCGTACCGGCAGATCATCTTCGAATATCCCGAAGGCGGGGGGGCCTACGTCGTGGCCAAATCCAACCTGGGCGAGCTGCCCGGGCTGACCGCGGCCGCGGCGCTGATGATTGACTACGTGTTGACGGTCGCGGTCAGCATCGCCGCCGGCGTCGCCGCGATCACGTCCGCCCTCCCTTCGCTATTCCCGCATCGCGAGGCCCTCTGCCTGCTGGCCGTCCTGCTCGTGCTCGTCATCAACCTGCGCGGCGTCCGGGAGTCGGGGAAGATTTTCGCGGCCCCTACGTACCTGTTCATCGGGACCATTTTCGTGATGCTGGCCGCAGGATTCTGGCAGGTCCTCGCGGGACCGCCCTCCCGCGTCGATCCGCCCGCGGCGCCTTCCGGCCACGAGGTCGAGGGGCTGACGCTGTTTCTGCTCCTCCGGGCCTTCGCTTCCGGTTGCACCGCCCTCACCGGGGTCGAGACGATCTCCAACGGCGTCTCGGCCTTCAAGCGTCCGGAGTCGAAGAACGCCGCGCTGACGATGGTCGGGATGGCGGCGATCCTGGGGACCATGTTCCTGGGGATCAGCCTGCTGGCCTACTCTTACGGCATCCTGCCCAGGACCGACGAGACCGTCGTCTCCCAGATCGCCCGCCTGACGTTCGGCGAAGGGCCTCTGTACTACCTCGTGCAGGCCTCGACGATGCTGATCCTGATCCTGGCGGCGAACGGGGCCTTTGCGGGGTTCCCGCGGCTCGCCTCGATCCTGGCGCGGGACGGGTACATGCCGCACCAGATGGCGATCCTCGGCGACCGGCTCGTCTTTTCCAACGGCATCATCATCCTGGGCCTGTTCTCCTGCGTCCTCATCGTGCTGTTCCATGGCGACACCCACGCCCTCATCCCGCTCTACGCCGTCGGCGTGTTCCTTTCCTTCACCCTGTCCCAGGCCGGCATGGTCCATCGCTGGCTGGCCAAGCGGGGACCCCATTGGCGGAAAAAGCTCGCGATCAACGGCGTCGGGGCGGTCGCCACCGCCGTCGCGACCACGATCATCGCCAGCACCAAGTTCCTGCACGGAGCCTGGATCGTCGTGGCGCTTCTGCCGGCGATCATCTTCTGGTTCAGGTCCATCCGCGCCCATTACAAGGCGGTGGAAGAGCAGGTGTCCCTCACGCGCGACCTCCGGCCGCCGCCGCCCCGGCGCAACACCGTCATCATCCCGATCGGCGGCGTCAACCGGGCCGTGGTCCGGGCGGTGGACTATGCGCGCGGCCGCGCCTCGGACATCCGGGCGGTGCTCGTGGACGTGGACAAAGAGGAGACGGCGCGCACCCAGATCCAGTGGGCGCAATGGGGCTGCGGCGTGCACCTGGTCGTGCTGCCCTCCCCCTACCGGTCCGTGCTCGGCTCGCTGCTGGATTACATCGAGGAGCTGCTCGCCAAGGACCCGGACGGCTGGGTCACCGTGGTCATTCCGGAAATCCTGCCGGCCCGGTGGTGGCAGAGCATCCTGCACAACCAGCGCGCCCTCATGCTCAAGGCCGCGCTGCTCTTCAAGGAACGGGTCATCCTGACCGACGTCCCGTTCCACTTAGAGAGGTAACCGTGAAGCGTGAAACGTTACGCGTGACGCGTCATCACTGGCTGGGGAACTGTGGCCTGTTCACTGTGGCCGCGTGCGTTGTGTTCTCGGCACCCTCGGCGTTCGCGTTCAAGATCCTGGAGCCGGCGGAGAAGGCCGTCCTGAAGGCGGGACAGCCGGTCACCGTCAACGTGGACGTCGGCCGGGACCCCGGCATCGTGAGCGTCAAGTATTTCTGGTATCACGAGATGGACGAGACGCTCGTCGAGCAGGAGGAGGCCAAGGGCACCGGCCAGGCCAAGGAGGGCAAGCTGGCCGCCGAGAAATACTGGCAGAAGGACTTCGTGTACGGCAGCAACGTGGTCGCGATCGCCTCGCTCGTCGCCACCGCGGACGGCAAGCCTCCCTTCGGCGGCCCGCTCATGGTCCCGAAGCCGGCGATCGGGACGGTGCGGCTGCTGGCCGTCGCGGAGATCTCGCGCGGGCGGCTCGGCACGCGCACGGTGTTCGACGAGGTGCTCGTCAAGGTGGATCCCGGAGCGGATCTGACGGCCATCGAGTTCGAGACCGAAAAGCCGTTGCGGCTGGGACGGGCCGGACAGGCCTCCGCCTACGGCCAGGTGGATTCGCTCGGCAAGACGTTCGAGCTGCCGGTCGTGGGCGTCTTTGCCGACGGAGTCGAGCGGCCCATCAGCCCCCCCTCCACCGGCACGGCCTACCAGTCCTCGAACGACAAGGTCATCAGGGTGCTGCCGGAGGGCCTGCTCCAGATCGCGGGAAACGGCAGGACGACGCTCACCGTCACCAACCGCGGCAAGCAGGCCTCGTTGGACGTGATCGTGGAGGTCAACGACGAGCCGAACGAGCCGCCGACCGCGGACGCCGGCCCCAGCCGGACGGTCAAGGCCGGCACCAAGGTCAAGCTCAGCGGCCTCAAGAGCCGGGACCCGGAGGGCGAAGCCCTCTACTACTCCTGGAGCCAGGTGCGCGGGAGCAAGGTGGCGCTGCTGGACGTGAACATGCCCGAGGCCTCGTTCCTCGCCCCCCAGGTCTCCGAGAAGCGGCTTTACCGGTTCAAGCTGCGCGTGACCGACAAGAAGGGGGCGGACAGTCCGCCCGCCTATGTGGACGTGACCGTGGAACCGTAGCCCGAAACAACGCTGAACGATGAATGCTGAACGCTGATTAAGGAGCAATTTCTCAGCACCCAGCACTCATATTCTGCTTTCCCTTTTTGCTCGATTTGCCCTCTCTAGTCCCTTTCACTATACTGGCGGCTGTTTCGGCCACTGAAGACACTTCAAGGAGACGACGGGCGATGGCAACCGTGAAGGTGTCTTTGTCAGATGAGGAAATGCGGCGGCTGGAGGAGCTGAGCAAGCGGGAAGGCCTCACCGTAGCGCATCCTCCTCCAGATCGTACATCGGGAAGATGGCGGAGAAGCCGGCGATCTCGAAGACCTCCCGGCCCTGATCCTTCATTGCAAGCACATCAGTTTTGCCCCCTAGCGATACTCGCCGTCCCACAGTGCGCCCAGGAACTCCTGGTACGGGAGCACAGTCACCCCTGAGACTTCTCGCGCCCGCGGCTCCAGACTGACGCAGAGGTAGCGCTTGAGCCTCTGTTCTTCAGCCAGTGCCCGCAACGATTTGAAGTCCTGGGGTCCCACATTGTCCTTGGCCTTGACCTCCACCGCCGTGTGATCACCCAGGATGAAGTCCACCTCGAACCCGGACGTGGACCGCCAATAGGCCAGCGATTCTCCGGAAACGTAATCGCTATAGCTCCTGATCTCGTGCATGATACAGGTTTCCAGCGCCTCGCCGAATTCCGGCGTCCCGCGGCGGAACTCACGTCCCTGGAGCGTCGCCACAACTCCCACGTCGAAAAAGTAGTACTTCGAGGAGGCCAGCGGCTTGCGCTTCTTCGACTTCCTCCAAGCCGGCAACTCATGCAACACTAGAGTATCTTTCAATATCTCGAAATATTCATATACGGTCGTACGCGGAACCTGCGCATCATTCGACACCTTGGTAAAGTTGACGATCGTCCCGTTACAGAGCGCCGCCACCTTGAGGAAGCGGCTAAATGCCGGCACGTTACGGGTCGCACCCTCCGCCACGATTTCCTGCTGGAGATAGGCCCCCGCGTAAGCCTCGAGGTCCGCGCGGGGATCGTCCGAAAAGTAGATGGACGGGAGCAACCCTCTGGCGATTGCGCGCTGCAGGTCAAAGCGATCACCCAACTCTCGGCAGGTCAAGGGATGCAAGTATTTCGTCCGTGCCCGCCCCCCCAGCAGATTGACGCCCCCCCCGCGCAGCTTCCTGGCGCTTGAGCCGGTGAGGAGGAACCGAATCCCTCGCTGCTCGATGAGGCGATGTACCTCGTTCAGCAGGCCGGGCAATCGCTGAACCTCGTCGATGACGACGATCTGCTCCTTCGCGGTTATTTCCTCCGCTAGTCGTCCCGGCGCGCGGCTTAACGCCAGGAAGATTGACGAGTCGAGCAGATCGTACACGCGCACGTCCTTCAGATTGCGTGCAATCAGGAAGCTCTTTCCGGTCTGGCGGGGGCCGAAGAGGAAGTGGGATTTCTTCTCCAACAGCCCGCGAAGGTCGAGAGTTCGGTCGATAACAGGAGGGGTATCCGCCATGGAAGCGGATGATATCATGTGACGATTCTGTCGTCAAATATCATGACATATGACGACAGTTTCGTCACTTATCGGGCTTAGAGCGGGGCGAGGAAACTCCTTCAAGGGACAGGGAAAGAGGCGTTCATCCTTGCCTCATTGAAAGCTTCGGAGCGCGTCGTCTTCCACCTCGTACATCGGGAAGATGGCGGAGAAGCCGGCGATCTCGAACACCTCGCGGATCTGGTCCTTGAGCGAGGTCAGCACGATCCGGCCGTTCGCGGCCTTGAGCCGCTTGGCCGCCATGAGCAGCACCCGCAGGCCGGCGCTGCTGATGTAGTCCAATTGCAGGAAGTTGAAGACGAACTTGGTCTCCCCCCCCTCGATCAGGGCCAGCAGCTTTTCCTCCAGCCCGGGCGCGCTGCTCGCGTCCAGCCGGCCCTTGAGCGCCAGCAGCATGACCGGGCCTTTTTTTTGTCCCGTCATTTCCATCCCTTGGTCTCCCTCGTTGCTTCTTTCCGTCCCCCGGTCCCCAACAAAACCCGGCTCATTCCGTCACCCGTTTCCACAGCAGGAGGCGGTTCTTCCCCTGCCGCCGCTCGTACGCCAGCCGGTCCATCAGCTTGCGGGTCAGGTGGATGCCCAGGCCGCCCACCTGCCGCTCCTCGATCGGCTTGGTCACGTCCGGCTCCGGCGCCTCCAGCGGGTTAAACGGCTTCCCGTCGTCCTCGACCTCCGCCGTCACTTCCCCGTCGCCGATCGACAGGCGCAGGTTGATCTGATGGTCGGCCTGGTCGTCGTACCCGTAGGAGATGATGTTCGTGACGATCTCGTCCAGGGCCAGGTTGAGCGCGTAGAGGGTCTTCTCCGGCAGACGGTGGCCCTCCCCGAACGAGGTGACCGCCTCGCTCAAGCGCTCCAGCTCCGAGAGCCGGTTGTGCAGCGTGACCACCACGGCCTCGGTCATCGGTTCCCCCGATCTTCCGTCACCCGCGCAAGTACCGTAAGGCCAGGAGCGTGATGTCGTCCGCCTGAAGCTCGCCCGCCGCGTGGCTCCGCACCTCCGCGATCACGTCCTCGACGATCTCCCGCGGCGTGCCGCCCTGAATCCTGAGCAAGAGCTGCTTCAGGCGTGCATCCGTGAACAGATTTCCGTTGCCGTCCATGGCCTCGGTGACCCCGTCCGTGTACAACAACAGCCCCTCGCTCCCCCTCATGCGCACCCGCCGGACCGGATAGTCGTTGTCCGGGAACACGCCCAGCGCCATGCCGCCCGGATTCTCCAGCAGCGCCACGCTCCCGAGGCCGGACAGGACGTAGGGGACGTTGTGGCCGGCGTTGGCGTACTCCAGCTCCCCGGTCCTCGTATTGAGGATGCCGTAGAACACGGTCACGAACATGGCCGAATCGTTGTCCGGACAGAGGAGGTTGTTGACCTTCCGCAGACATTCGCCGGGATCCACCCCCTGCATGGCCGTCGCCTTGAGCATCGTGCGGCTCACGGCCATGAAGATCGCGGCCGGGACGCCCTTGCCGGACACGTCGGCGATCACCAGCCCCAGCCGGTCCTCGTCAATCAGGAAGAAGTCGTAGAAATCGCCCCCCATCTCGCGGGCCGGGATCGTCTCGGCGTAGAGCCCGAAGTCCTCCCGGTCCGGGAACGGCGGGAAGGTCCGGGGCAGGATGGAGCGCTGGATGTCGCTGGCGATCCGCAGCTCGCTTCCGATCCGCTCCTTCTCCTCCATGGTCTGGCGAAGCTGCTCGGTCCGCTCCACGACCCGCTGTTCCAGGAGCTGGTTGGCGTTCCGGAGTTCCTGCTGCTGGGACTCGATGACGGCCTTCATCTGCTCGAAGGCTTCCGTGATGTGGACCACTTCGTCTCCGGAGCGGTGACCCGCGGCCCGGCCGGACAGGTAGGGCCGTTCGCCCACGAACGCCTGCATCTTCCCTTCGAGGGCCCGGAGCGGCTGGGTCACCGTCCGCCGGCTCCCGACCGCCACGATCGCGAAGACCAGCGCGCACATGACGCCCCCGCCGGCCAGCGTGAGCATGAGGTCGAGGTCGCTCTCCTCCAGGTATTTGTCCATGGGCATGGTGATCTCCAGCCCGCCCATCACGTCGTTGAGCTTGAAATCGTGCTTGGGACTGTCCGGGTGCCCGTTGTGACAGGTCACGCAGGACTGGGCGGAGGCCAGGTCGGCGCTGAGGACGCGGAGGACGGCGCGCCCCTCGACCGTGTCGGAGCGGATGAACGGCTGATCCGGATGCTGGAGCAGGTACGCGAACCCGTCCTGCTGGAACTGGTCCCTGACGCCCTTCTCCTTGTTGATGGCCCAGGGGCTGATGAGGTTCGCCGTGAACCCGTTGCGGGCCTTGGCCGTCTGCTCCGACACCTCCCGCACGAAGGTCGCGGGCAGCGGGAAGCGCCCGTGCGCCTCCTTGTAGTCCGGTCCGAACGTCGCGCCCATCTCCTTCGCGCGCGGGACGATGACCGAGGCATAGTACTGCCGGTCGGCCATGATCTGGCGGGTGATGCTCTTGGCCCTAGTCGAGAGCTTCTCCCTGAGGTCGGCCGTGATCCGGGCGTGCTCCACGACCGCCGCGACCATCGAAAGGAGGGCGATGAGCGGCACGGTCAGGACGATCAGCTTGGTTCCGACCTTCCAGTCCTGCCTGGCCCAGACCCGGTGCAGGAGCGACCGTTTGCCGGAAGTTCCCGACGTCATGATCCGATCCTCACCCGTCAGACGTACGTGCGCCGGAGCAGCGCGGCCGCGCTCTCGTCGAGCAGCTCGCCGCGCCGGACCTCTTCGAACCGGCCCAGCAGGTCGGCCACCCGCAGGCGCCGCTTGTCCGCCCCGCGGAAGTCGTGGATGATCCGGCCCCGGTGCATCATGATGAGCCGGTCTCCGAGGTTGACCGCCTGGTGCATGGAATGGGTCACCATCAGGGTCGTCAGCTTGTCGCGCGAGACGATCGCCTCGGTCAGCCGGATCACGAGGTCGGCGCTCTTCGGGTCCAGCGCCGCCGTGTGCTCGTCGAGGAGCAGGAGCTTGGGCTTCCGCCAGGTCGCCATGAGCAGCGTGAGCGCCTGCCGCTGCCCCCCGGACAGGGAGCCGATGGCGTTGCCCAGCCGGCCCTCCAGGCCCATGCCCAGGCTGCCGACCCGCTCCCGCAGGTCCCGGACGAGATCGGACCGCAGCGCCCAGCCCAGGCCCCGCCCCTGCCCGCGCCGCGCGGCCAGGGCGAAATTTTCCGCGATGGACATGGAGGGGGCGGTGCCGCTGAAGGGATTCTGGAACACCCGGCCGATCAACGCGGCGCGGCGGTGCTCGGGCCACTTCGTGATGTCCTCGCCGGCCAGGCGGATCGTCCCCCGGTCCACGAGGAAGGTGCCGGCCACCGCGTTGAGGAGGCTCGTCTTCCCCGACCCGTTGGTCCCGAGCACGATCACGAATTCCCCTTCCTGGATCGAGAGGTCCACCGACCGGAGCGGGCGCACCTCGTTGGGCGTGCCCGGGTGGAAGGTCTTGGAGAGGGCGGCCGCGTCAAGCATGGGCCATCCCCCCTTTCCTGGCCCGCAGGCGGCCCAGCAGCTTGGGCAGGAAGGCCGGCACGACGAGGGCCAGGAAGACGAAGCCGGCCGTGACCAGCTTGAGGTCGTTGGGATCGAGCCCCCACCGCAGGGCGATCGCCACGAGCAGCCGGAAGAGCACGGCCCCCATGATCGCGCCGGCGATCGTCAGCCCCACCCGCCCGCTCCCGACCAGGGCCTCGCCGATGATGACGCTGGCCAGGCCCCAGACCACCATGCCGATGCCCATCTGCACGTCCGCGAACCCCTGGTACTGGGCCAGCAGGGCCCCGGAGAGGGCGATCAACCCGTTCGAGAGGGCCAGCCCGAGCACCGTCATCGTCTCCACGTCCGCCCCCAGGGCGCGGACCATCTGCTGATTGTCCCCGGTCGCCCGCATGGCCGTGCCGAGGTTCGTGTGTAGGAACAGGTCGAGCAGCCAGGCCGCAAGCACGAGGCCGGCGAACACCAACAGCAGCAGGGCCAGGTCGCGGGACGCCGTCTCCCAGCCGAACAGGGTGACGCTCGCCTCCCCGAACAGCCCCGAGCCCAGCCGGTCCGCAGAAGCCGTCACGGTCGGGACGGAGAGCAGCGGCACGTTGCTCTTTCCCATGATGTGCAGGTTGACCGAGTAGAGGGCGGTCATGACCAGGATGCCGGAGAGCAGCCCGTGAATCTTGAACTTGGTATGGAGCAGGCCGGTTGTGGCGCCGGCCAGCAGGCCGCCGGCGAAGCCGGCCGCCGTGGCCGCGAGCGGCGGCGCGCCCGCCACGAGCAGCGTCGCGGCCAGGGCGGCGCCCAGCGTGAAGGAGCCGTCCGCCGTGATGTCCGGGAAGTTGAAGATGCGGAAGCTGACGTAGACGCCCATCGCCAGCAGCGAGAGGATCAGGCCGATCGTCAGCGCGCCGACCAGCAGCGTCATGCCCCGCCCTTCTCCACGGCGACCTCGCCGATCGGCCCCACCCAGCAGGCCCCCCGCACGAACTCGCTCTGCCCCGCCCCGACGATGTCCCGCTCGTCGTTCACGA from the Nitrospirota bacterium genome contains:
- a CDS encoding APC family permease, whose translation is MILKRWLVGLPLKTTQAHHERLSKRLALAVFASDPLSSVAYATEEILLILVLAGAAVVSWSIPLSLAIVLLLAIVTMSYRQIIFEYPEGGGAYVVAKSNLGELPGLTAAAALMIDYVLTVAVSIAAGVAAITSALPSLFPHREALCLLAVLLVLVINLRGVRESGKIFAAPTYLFIGTIFVMLAAGFWQVLAGPPSRVDPPAAPSGHEVEGLTLFLLLRAFASGCTALTGVETISNGVSAFKRPESKNAALTMVGMAAILGTMFLGISLLAYSYGILPRTDETVVSQIARLTFGEGPLYYLVQASTMLILILAANGAFAGFPRLASILARDGYMPHQMAILGDRLVFSNGIIILGLFSCVLIVLFHGDTHALIPLYAVGVFLSFTLSQAGMVHRWLAKRGPHWRKKLAINGVGAVATAVATTIIASTKFLHGAWIVVALLPAIIFWFRSIRAHYKAVEEQVSLTRDLRPPPPRRNTVIIPIGGVNRAVVRAVDYARGRASDIRAVLVDVDKEETARTQIQWAQWGCGVHLVVLPSPYRSVLGSLLDYIEELLAKDPDGWVTVVIPEILPARWWQSILHNQRALMLKAALLFKERVILTDVPFHLER
- a CDS encoding ATP-binding protein, with amino-acid sequence MSGIGEWIGPGWWSRLRVQQKVWTILLMVFVPLAAALIVQVTLVNQLLAVQEQYRQTVLAHDRIHVLRRLVVTIEDGFRGYLLTRQERFLTPMEEAESRLAATEGDTMIPLAEAPGLAAEAQAASRRLAALLESKHDLIRRFKAGREEEVLQYVRSGQGLALSDALRDEFRAIEDRLDGELKRFEVRQAELAQRAFRGLLAAVAGGLLVGFLGARLLTRSITGPLGVLRESVTALGGQAERSEAAPIAIRSSDEIGQLARAFEEMAGRIRQSLKELEAINAIGHEINMIGPDGLEGVLWRITQRAAELLRADVCLVMLHSEKMGCWIIEAASGDWNERLRKSVMLWEEFPISVEAFETRRPAFGEDLRSDMRPEVVRRNLIGQSMLSVPLLSRGEPFGVLVLLQNRPVRREEWNLRLAKGFADEAAVAIANAHLYEAAQQKEKGLEQRLRQLEHLAETLAHDLKGPGERMEGLASVLLAEYGGKLDERATKWLRLIEQNGRQLIERVENILEVARIGGHREAVQAVDPALALDEVLKSRAGDLDGRRVQVHYENGLPMVACHRAYLRQVLDNLISNSVKFCGDRPDSEIRITAERQGDRVRFSVSDNGVGIPPKDRERVFEPFVRLNPAMAQGSGIGLAIVKRIVELYGGRVWVESNEPAGSTFRFTLPVLADFSLGTSPAGETGTVPGAIRPAVAADKAK
- a CDS encoding twin-arginine translocation signal domain-containing protein, with the protein product MFLSRRQFLKVSAGTVAAAAIADKALALTALQPVIEVGNPLG
- a CDS encoding PKD domain-containing protein, with product MAACVVFSAPSAFAFKILEPAEKAVLKAGQPVTVNVDVGRDPGIVSVKYFWYHEMDETLVEQEEAKGTGQAKEGKLAAEKYWQKDFVYGSNVVAIASLVATADGKPPFGGPLMVPKPAIGTVRLLAVAEISRGRLGTRTVFDEVLVKVDPGADLTAIEFETEKPLRLGRAGQASAYGQVDSLGKTFELPVVGVFADGVERPISPPSTGTAYQSSNDKVIRVLPEGLLQIAGNGRTTLTVTNRGKQASLDVIVEVNDEPNEPPTADAGPSRTVKAGTKVKLSGLKSRDPEGEALYYSWSQVRGSKVALLDVNMPEASFLAPQVSEKRLYRFKLRVTDKKGADSPPAYVDVTVEP
- a CDS encoding sigma-54 dependent transcriptional regulator, with product MSSLGIGSSSAIRTARASFTILLVEDDPSDTELLLHAIEQADLKAIEGELKLEVRATAEGALRLLSEQPVDLVLTDMVLPGESGLDLVSHIQEIDRNLPVLVVTRMSGIPTAVDAMRRGAYDYILKPVNPTDLGMRLHRAIRISEILRRHSAFERIVRQEMRSGGLVGASDAFQVVMRQIREAAQVRSTVLITGETGTGKGLIARAIHEQSRERDKPYQVIDCTTVPEGMVESELFGHVRGAFTGAVADKPGLIELADGGTVFLDEIGDLPLMLQTKLLRVLEDNEVRPVGGTRVKRVDMRFIAATNQDLEEKVRAGTFRKDLYYRLAVLAISVPPLRARTEDVPVIARHFVAQFGREMGKPRCYLDASAISELVAYSWPGNVRELRNVVERAVMLATEEAVSGHEIAALLPPVKQTGEATDGTAYATMPYMQAKKKALAEFTSAYLKTKLAMHGGHITKAAEDSGIPRQHFSLLMKQYLERGGSNTS